AATTCGGAGTGGTTACTTTTTCAAAAGTGGCTGAATTAGCGGATTGTGATGTTATCAGTGTGAATGTTAGTGAACGAAAACGGAAGAAATTGGCAGAAGCAACAACGTATTGGGAGGCGAAAATATGATTTATACAGTAACGTTGAACCCGTCGATTGACTATGTAGTACGACTGGAAAAAATGGATTTGGATGCGGTAAATCGCATTGAGGAAGATTTCAAATTGCCGGGCGGAAAAGGCATTAATGTTTCGCGGATTTTGAAACAACTGGCAGTTCCTTCTACCGCTTGGGGATATGCCGGCGGTTTTACCGGAAAATACATTGCGGATTGGTTGACAGAAGAAGGCATTACGACTGATTTTAGTGAAGTCAGCGAGCCAACGCGGATTAACGTCAAAATTAAAGCGGACCATGAAACAGAATTAAACGGTGCCGGGCCACTGGTTAGCCCAGAAGCACGCTTAGAGTTAGAAGAAAAATTTGCGACGTTGACAGCAGATGATGTTGTCGTTTTGTCGGGAAGCAAGCCCCCTTCACTGCCGGAAGATTATTACCAGCAGCTGATTGCGTTGGTTCAGAAAGCTGGCGCAACGTTTGTTATCGATACGACTGGACAGGAATTATTAACTTCTTTGAAATCAAATCCTTTGGTTGTGAAACCGAATCATCACGAACTGGCGGATATGTATGGCATGAAAGCTTCAGGTATGACGGATTTAATCCCTTATGGAAAGCAACTGGTCGCTGACGGTGCGCAGTATGCCATTGTTTCGATGGCTAGCGACGGAGCCTTGTTCTTTGACGGTAACGCGGTTTATCACGGCTGGTCTCCAAAAGGAACGGTTAAAAACTCCGTAGGCTCAGGGGACTCCATGATTGCCGGCTTTGTTGGAACGTATTTGAAAGAAAAAGACGCGTTAGCGGCTTTTCGTATGAGCTTAGCATGCGGAAGTGCGACGGCGTTCTCAGATGATTTGGCGAAAGCTACAGAAATTCAAGCATTATTACCAACTATTACCATTAAAAAATTGGAGGAAATCGCATGAAAATCAAAGATGTAATGCTGAAAGAATTAATGATTTTACCTTTAACAGCGGATTCGAAAGCCGGTGTTATTGAGGAAATGACGCAACGTTTGTTTGACAAAGGTGTTATTAATGACTTGGAACTATTCCGCGATGGCATTCACAATCGTGAAGCACAATCCTCAACGGGATTAGGTGACGGAATTGCGATGCCACATGCGAAAAATGCAGCAGTGACGCGCCCAGCAGTTGTTTTTGCAAAGAGCGAAGCAGGCGTGGATTATGATTCGTTGGATGGACAACCGGCACACCTCTTCTTTATGATTGCGGCTCCGGATAGCGCGAATGATGTGCATTTACAAGTATTGTCCGGTTTATCCCGTTTGTTGTTGGATCCGGCTTTACTGGGTAAATTGAAACAAGCTCAGACAGCGGAAGATGTGGAGGCTTTATTTGCCGCAGCGGAAGCAGCGAAGGATGCTGAGGAAGCGGCTGAAAATGAAACAGCAGCTACACCGGTAGATTCAGAGCGTCCATTCGTTGTTGCTGTGACAGCTTGCCCGACTGGTATCGCGCATACGTACATGGCCGAAGATGCTTTGAAGAAGAAAGCAGCTGAAATGGGTGTCGATATCAAAGTCGAAACGAACGGTTCAGACGGAACGAAAAACCGTTTGACGGCTGACGATATTGAACGTGCTTCGGCTGTTATCGCCGCAGTTGGTAAAAAAGTGGAAATGAACCGTTTCAAAGGTAAACGCGTTTTGGAACGTCCGGTTGCGGATGGCATCAAAAAAGCTGAAGAGTTGATTACGAAAGCTGTTAATCAAGAAGCACCGATTTACCAAGGTGACAAGGAAGCTGTTCAAGAAGAGAATTATGAAAAAACGTCTGGCTTGTCTTCGTTGTATAAAGACTTGATGAACGGGATTTCGCATATGCTTCCGTTTGTTGTCGGTGGCGGGATTATCTTGGCGATTTCCTTCTTATTTGAAAATTGGTTTGGGGATGAAAGTGCTGTGTTCTTGTCGTTGAATCAAACGGGTGCCGCGGCCTTCCAATTCTTGATTCCGATCTTAGCGGGTTATATTGCCTATAGTATTGCGGATCGTCCGGGACTTCTACCTGGTATGGCGGGCGGTTTCATGGCAGTACAAAGCAATGCTGGTTTCCTCGGTGGATTAATTGCCGGTTTCCTAGCAGGTTATGTGATGAATGCAGTCAAACGTGGACTTAGTGGTTTACCGAAATCATTAGCTGGTTTGAAAACGATCCTCTTGTTCCCTGTGTTTGGCTTGCTGTTTACTGGTTTAATTATGTACTTCTTCGTTGGTCCAGTATTCGCAACGATTAACAACGCGATGCTTGATTTCTTGGCTGGCCTTGGAACGGGTAATACGGTTCTCCTTGGTGCGGTACTTGGTGGCATGATGGCGATTGATATGGGTGGTCCATTTAACAAAGCGGCGTATGCCTTCTCAATCGGAATTTTTACAGATACAGGTGATGGCCGTTGGATGGCTGCGGTTATGGTCGGCGGGATGATTCCACCGATTGCGATTGCTTTGGCAACATTCTTATTCAAAAATAAATTCAACGCTGTTGAGCGTCAATCCGGTTTATCAAACTTGATTATGGGATTATCGTTCATCACAGAAGGTGCGATTCCATTTGCGGCCGCAGATCCTTTGCGCGTGATTGGTTCATCCATCGTTGGTTCTGCAATTGCCGGCGGTTTGACGCAATTCTGGAATACATCCATTCCAGCTCCTCATGGGGGAATATTCGTAGTCAGTCTGGGTGAGAACCGTTTGATGTTCTTAGTGGCTCTCCTGATTGGTTCAGTTATTTCAGCAGCCTTGCTTGGCTTGCTACGTAAACCTGCTACAGAAAGTGATGTAAAATTGAAAGCTTAATTAAATAAGTATGAAAGGTGCAAAGGTTGGTTCATTTGAACTGACCTTTGCACCTTTTTGATGTAAAGCGT
This genomic interval from Jeotgalibaca porci contains the following:
- the pfkB gene encoding 1-phosphofructokinase, yielding MIYTVTLNPSIDYVVRLEKMDLDAVNRIEEDFKLPGGKGINVSRILKQLAVPSTAWGYAGGFTGKYIADWLTEEGITTDFSEVSEPTRINVKIKADHETELNGAGPLVSPEARLELEEKFATLTADDVVVLSGSKPPSLPEDYYQQLIALVQKAGATFVIDTTGQELLTSLKSNPLVVKPNHHELADMYGMKASGMTDLIPYGKQLVADGAQYAIVSMASDGALFFDGNAVYHGWSPKGTVKNSVGSGDSMIAGFVGTYLKEKDALAAFRMSLACGSATAFSDDLAKATEIQALLPTITIKKLEEIA
- a CDS encoding PTS fructose transporter subunit IIABC — protein: MKIKDVMLKELMILPLTADSKAGVIEEMTQRLFDKGVINDLELFRDGIHNREAQSSTGLGDGIAMPHAKNAAVTRPAVVFAKSEAGVDYDSLDGQPAHLFFMIAAPDSANDVHLQVLSGLSRLLLDPALLGKLKQAQTAEDVEALFAAAEAAKDAEEAAENETAATPVDSERPFVVAVTACPTGIAHTYMAEDALKKKAAEMGVDIKVETNGSDGTKNRLTADDIERASAVIAAVGKKVEMNRFKGKRVLERPVADGIKKAEELITKAVNQEAPIYQGDKEAVQEENYEKTSGLSSLYKDLMNGISHMLPFVVGGGIILAISFLFENWFGDESAVFLSLNQTGAAAFQFLIPILAGYIAYSIADRPGLLPGMAGGFMAVQSNAGFLGGLIAGFLAGYVMNAVKRGLSGLPKSLAGLKTILLFPVFGLLFTGLIMYFFVGPVFATINNAMLDFLAGLGTGNTVLLGAVLGGMMAIDMGGPFNKAAYAFSIGIFTDTGDGRWMAAVMVGGMIPPIAIALATFLFKNKFNAVERQSGLSNLIMGLSFITEGAIPFAAADPLRVIGSSIVGSAIAGGLTQFWNTSIPAPHGGIFVVSLGENRLMFLVALLIGSVISAALLGLLRKPATESDVKLKA